GTCCTCGCCCCAGAGCCGTTCCTGCCAGCGTTCGTCGAGCGTCGCGCAGTCATGCGCCGCCGCCGGCGCGATCGCGCCCGCCGCGACGGCGAGGCCGAGCACGAGGCTGCCGAGGGCGGGGACGGTGACGCCGAGCCCGGCGAGGCTCCAGGCATCGTGGGTGGCGAGCGCCGCGTCGAGGCCGGCGATCGCCTCCGGCGGCTGGTCGATCGCGGTGATGCCGGCGGTGACGGCGAGGCGCGCGCCGAGCGTGGCGCCGGCCCAGTCGAGCCAGGGCTGCCAGAGCCGCGCCTGTTCGGCCACCAGCCCGTCCGGCCCGGTGGCGCGGTAGCAGAGCAGGTCGCTGCGTCCATAGGCGAGCAGGCCGGCGCGCACCGGCGCCGTGTCGGGCGCGATGCGCTCGACGGCGGTGCCGGCGAGGCGGGTGAGCGGCAGGTCGTCGGGGCGGATGTCCTGATCCTTGTCCGGCGCGTCCCACTCGGCGGCGATGGCGCGGGCGAGGGCCTCGGCCGGCACGGCGAGCGGGGCGCCGCCGGGCAGGCGCACCGGCCTGCCATCGAGCGTGATGCCGAAGCCCGTCTCCAGCGCCTGCACGGCGACGGCGCTCCAGATGCGCTTCATCGCCGCGCCGTCAGTGGAACAGCGACTGGAGCAGGTTCTGCGGCCCGCTCACCGCGCCGGGGGCCTGGCCGCTGCCGCTGCCGGTGCCGCCGCCGTTGCCGCCGCCCGTGGCGAGGCCGGCGGTGGTCGGCGCCGGGCCGGGATGGCCCATCCGCGCGAGAGCCAGGGCCGAGGCGCAGCTCTGCGGCGCGGCGGAGCGCGGCGCCAGGCCGAGCTGGCGGGTGATCTGGCCGAACAGGGTCTGCCCGCCGCCCATCTTCTGGCCGGCGGCGGCGATCGCCTGGGCATAGTCGCCGGGCGGGGCGATGCCGGTGGCCGGATGCGCCAGCGTGCCGGTGACCGCGAAGGGGATCGGCGTGGCGCCGCCGCCGAGATCGGTCTGCGGCCGGAGCACGACGTTGAGCCCCTCGGTCGCGAGGTTGACGGTGCCGCCGCCGGTCATGAACAGCCGGCTGGAATCGAGCGTCAGCGCGCGGATGCTGGCGAGGCCGGCATGGGCGTCGATCCGCGTGGCGAAGCAGCGCAGCTGCACCGGGCCCTGGGCGCCGGCGACGCCGGCGGGCAGGCCGGCGGCGGTCAGCAGCCGGTCGAGCAGCGCGCCGTCGATCTCGCCGTTCACCGTCGAGACGCCGAGCGAGCCGTTCAGGGTCGAGGCGATGTCATGCGCGGTGGAGCCGGCGCCGCCGAGATCGGCGTAGAGCTGCACCGTCGCCGAGGCCGAGCCGGGCTGGCCGAGCAGGCGGAGCAGCGGGCCGAGGCGGAAGGCCGGCGCCTGTTCGATGAGGCGCACGCTCGGCGGATTTGCCGCGGCGTCGACCATCAGCGTGCCGGAGACCGGGCCGCCGGGCAGCTCGCCGCTGATCGGGCGGACCGTGAGCACGCCGTTGCGCAGCAGCGCGTGCGCCGTCAGCGCGCGGTAATCGGCGCCGGCATAGGTGAGCTTGTCCACCGTCAGCTCGACATTGCCGTCCGCCGCGCGGAGCAGGTTGAAGGGCAGCGGCGTATCGGGGATCAGATGCGGGTTCGACGGCGCGACCGCCGCCGCCGGTTTCGGCTGCGGGCTGGCCTGCGGCGGCGCGGCACCGCCGGCGCCGGCCGTGCCGGGCGTGGCCGCCGCCGGCTTCGGCATCGCCTTGAGCAGCGCCGTCAGGTCGATCCGCGAGGCGTGGATCACCGCCTGCAGGTCGGGCTTCGGGCCGAGCCGCAGGCTGAAGGCGCCACCGAGCTGCGCCTGGGCGGAGCTGATCGCGAGGCTGTTCAGCGCGACCGTGTTTGCAAGCCCCTGGCCGCCCGGATCGGTGAGCAGGCCGGAGACGCCGATATCGGTCCAGGCCGGCAGCGGCGTGCCGACGAGGTCGGAGAGTTTCGCGAGGTCGGGGATCGTCGCGCTCAGCTTCATCGCGACGCCGGCGAGCTTCGAGGGGGTCGCCATGCCGCCCGCGGCGTTGAACAGCGCGTTGCCGACCCGGCCGGCGACGTTCATGGTGAAGCGCTCGGTGGGCACGGCGTGGGCCGGGGCGGGTGCGCCGAGGGCCGCCTCGATCACGGGGCCGACCGGGCCGGCCTTGCCTTCGAGCCCGACCTGCCGGCCCTGGTACTGGCCGGCCAGCGCGACGTCCACCGCCTGGTCGAGCGCGGGCAGGGTGATGTTCATCGAGCGGAGCGACAGGCCCTTGCGCCAGGCGGTCAGGTCCGACTTGCCGGCGGTGAGGCTGACATTGGTGACCGAGGGCAGGGTCCCGCCGGCGGGCGGGCCGAGATCCGCCCGCAGGTCGACCTGTTGCAGCGGCGGCAGGTCGCCGCGGTCGGCGGCGGGCAGGTAGGCGGCGAGCGGGGCGAGGTCGGGTGCCGTGGCGTGCAGGTGCAGCGCGTAGCCGCTGGCCTCGCGCGGATGGGCGATCTGCCCGGTCACGCGCAGGTTCGCCCCCTGGCCGCTCACGGTCAGGTCCACCGGCCAGGGCGCGCCGCCGGCGACGCTGCCGGTCAGCCGCGAGACCGGCCCGGTGGTGCCGGCCACGGTGAAGGGGGTGCCGTTGTACTGCGCGTCGATCGCCAGCTGCAGCGGCGCGTCGAGCGAGGCGGCGCGGCCGGTGAAGCGGGCGATGTGCAGGACGGTGGGCTGCGGCGTCGCCAGCGCGGCGGGCTGGCCGGCGTTGAGCGGGACCAGCGCCATCGGCGGGTGGTAGGTGATCGTGCCGTTCTCGATCGAGACCGATTGCAGGGCGACGCCGGCCGCCGGGCCGGATGCGGACCCGGTGCCGGCGCCGGTGCCGGCGGGTGCCGGGGCGCCCTGGCCGATCAGCCAGTCGGGCGTGCCGGTCGGCCCGTATTCGAGGTTGATCACCGGATCGACCAGCACGAGATCGAGGATGTTGAGCTGGTGGCGCAGCAGCGGCAGCAGCGCGACCTTCGCCTCGATCCGCCGCAGGGTGGCGAGATTGGTGTTCTGGTAGCCGGGCGGATTGGCGATGGTGATGCCGGTGGCCGAGATCGTCGGCACCAGCGAGAGGCTCATGCGCAGCCGCCCGTCGATGCTGACGGGCCGGT
This genomic interval from Acidiphilium multivorum AIU301 contains the following:
- a CDS encoding ATP12 family chaperone protein — protein: MKRIWSAVAVQALETGFGITLDGRPVRLPGGAPLAVPAEALARAIAAEWDAPDKDQDIRPDDLPLTRLAGTAVERIAPDTAPVRAGLLAYGRSDLLCYRATGPDGLVAEQARLWQPWLDWAGATLGARLAVTAGITAIDQPPEAIAGLDAALATHDAWSLAGLGVTVPALGSLVLGLAVAAGAIAPAAAHDCATLDERWQERLWGEDAEAAARRARIGGEIASAARFVNLARS
- a CDS encoding AsmA family protein, which gives rise to MQARRTFRRIAVIVVAIVILAPLAVIGLFLASFDPNSYKPQVIAAAERALHRPVSIDGRLRMSLSLVPTISATGITIANPPGYQNTNLATLRRIEAKVALLPLLRHQLNILDLVLVDPVINLEYGPTGTPDWLIGQGAPAPAGTGAGTGSASGPAAGVALQSVSIENGTITYHPPMALVPLNAGQPAALATPQPTVLHIARFTGRAASLDAPLQLAIDAQYNGTPFTVAGTTGPVSRLTGSVAGGAPWPVDLTVSGQGANLRVTGQIAHPREASGYALHLHATAPDLAPLAAYLPAADRGDLPPLQQVDLRADLGPPAGGTLPSVTNVSLTAGKSDLTAWRKGLSLRSMNITLPALDQAVDVALAGQYQGRQVGLEGKAGPVGPVIEAALGAPAPAHAVPTERFTMNVAGRVGNALFNAAGGMATPSKLAGVAMKLSATIPDLAKLSDLVGTPLPAWTDIGVSGLLTDPGGQGLANTVALNSLAISSAQAQLGGAFSLRLGPKPDLQAVIHASRIDLTALLKAMPKPAAATPGTAGAGGAAPPQASPQPKPAAAVAPSNPHLIPDTPLPFNLLRAADGNVELTVDKLTYAGADYRALTAHALLRNGVLTVRPISGELPGGPVSGTLMVDAAANPPSVRLIEQAPAFRLGPLLRLLGQPGSASATVQLYADLGGAGSTAHDIASTLNGSLGVSTVNGEIDGALLDRLLTAAGLPAGVAGAQGPVQLRCFATRIDAHAGLASIRALTLDSSRLFMTGGGTVNLATEGLNVVLRPQTDLGGGATPIPFAVTGTLAHPATGIAPPGDYAQAIAAAGQKMGGGQTLFGQITRQLGLAPRSAAPQSCASALALARMGHPGPAPTTAGLATGGGNGGGTGSGSGQAPGAVSGPQNLLQSLFH